A region of Piscinibacter gummiphilus DNA encodes the following proteins:
- the kdpC gene encoding potassium-transporting ATPase subunit KdpC: MKQLIRPAVSLFVLMSVVTGLAYPVLVTGAARIAFPDQAAGSLVEVDGQVIGSTLIGQDFTDPKYLWGRPSATATSPYNGGASGGSNLGLSNPALADAVKARVAALKAADPGNTAAVPVDLVTASGSGLDPHVSVAAAEYQVARVARARQLAPDQVRSVIARHTEGRLSGLLGEPRVNVLAVNLDLDRQTARAVATMAAVPPASR; the protein is encoded by the coding sequence ATGAAACAACTCATCCGCCCCGCTGTGTCCCTCTTCGTGCTGATGTCCGTGGTGACCGGCCTCGCGTACCCGGTGCTGGTGACCGGCGCGGCCCGCATCGCGTTCCCGGATCAGGCGGCGGGCAGCCTCGTCGAGGTGGACGGCCAGGTGATCGGCTCCACGCTGATCGGCCAGGACTTCACCGATCCGAAGTACCTGTGGGGCCGCCCGTCGGCCACGGCCACGTCGCCGTACAACGGCGGCGCCTCGGGAGGGTCGAACCTGGGGCTGTCGAACCCGGCGCTGGCCGACGCCGTGAAGGCCCGTGTCGCGGCGCTGAAGGCGGCCGACCCGGGCAACACGGCGGCGGTGCCGGTGGACCTGGTGACGGCGTCCGGCAGCGGGCTCGATCCGCACGTCAGCGTGGCGGCGGCCGAGTACCAGGTCGCCCGCGTCGCGCGGGCGCGCCAGCTGGCGCCGGACCAGGTGCGGTCGGTCATCGCGCGGCACACGGAAGGCCGCCTGTCCGGCCTGCTGGGTGAACCGCGCGTGAACGTGCTGGCGGTGAACCTGGACCTCGACCGGCAGACCGCGCGCGCAGTTGCTACGATGGCCGCCGTCCCGCCCGCGTCCCGATGA
- the kdpA gene encoding potassium-transporting ATPase subunit KdpA — translation MSAHAWALLAVFSLVLLGLAYPLARYVTHVVEGRARWAERFERVIFRLCGVKADAEMGWLQYTLALLLFNGLGLLAVYALQRFQLFLPLNPEGFANVSPDSSFNTAVSFVSNTNWQGYAGEATMSYLTQMLGLTVQNFLSAATGIVVVIALIRGIARHSVKTIGNAWVDLTRITLWVLLPIALVLAMVQVQQGGIQNFDGHVQATTLQGAAQTLPMGPASSQVAIKMLGTNGGGFFNANAAHPFENPTPLSNFVQMLAIFLIPAALCFVFGRMVGDARQGWTIFAAMGVMFIAGVVATTTFEAQGNPRFDALGVDQAVSVAQAGGNMEGKETRFGIAESALFATITTAASCGAVNGMHDSFTPLGGMVPLVNMQLGEVIFGGTGTGLYGMLVFAILAVFIAGLMIGRTPEYLGKKIEAHEMKMASMAILVTPLLVLVGTAVAVMADAGRAGVANPGTHGFTEILYAFTSAANNNGSAFAGLSANTPFYNVMLGLAMGFGRFGVIVPVLAIAGSLAAKKRLAVTGGTMPTHGALFVTLLIGTVLLVGLLNYVPSLALGPVAEHLMPWK, via the coding sequence GTGAGCGCCCATGCCTGGGCCTTGCTGGCCGTCTTCAGCCTCGTTCTCCTGGGGCTGGCGTACCCGCTCGCGCGGTACGTCACGCACGTGGTCGAGGGGCGCGCCCGCTGGGCCGAGCGCTTCGAACGCGTGATCTTCCGCCTGTGCGGCGTCAAGGCCGACGCCGAGATGGGCTGGCTGCAATACACCCTCGCGCTGCTGCTCTTCAACGGCCTCGGGCTGCTCGCCGTGTATGCGCTGCAACGTTTCCAGCTGTTCCTGCCGCTCAACCCGGAGGGCTTCGCGAACGTGTCGCCCGACTCGTCGTTCAACACGGCGGTCAGCTTCGTGTCGAACACGAACTGGCAGGGCTACGCCGGTGAAGCCACGATGAGCTACCTGACGCAGATGCTGGGCCTCACGGTGCAGAACTTCCTGTCCGCCGCCACCGGCATCGTGGTCGTCATCGCGCTGATCCGCGGCATCGCCCGGCACAGCGTGAAGACGATCGGCAACGCCTGGGTCGACCTGACGCGCATCACGCTCTGGGTGCTGCTGCCGATCGCCCTCGTGCTGGCGATGGTGCAGGTGCAGCAGGGGGGCATCCAGAACTTCGACGGGCATGTGCAGGCGACGACGCTGCAAGGGGCGGCGCAGACGCTGCCGATGGGGCCGGCCTCGTCGCAGGTGGCCATCAAGATGCTCGGGACCAATGGCGGCGGCTTCTTCAACGCCAACGCCGCCCACCCCTTCGAGAACCCGACGCCGCTCTCGAACTTCGTGCAGATGCTCGCGATCTTCCTGATCCCGGCGGCGCTGTGTTTCGTGTTCGGCCGCATGGTGGGCGACGCGCGCCAGGGCTGGACCATCTTCGCGGCGATGGGCGTGATGTTCATCGCGGGCGTGGTGGCCACGACCACGTTCGAGGCGCAGGGCAACCCGCGGTTCGATGCGCTCGGGGTCGACCAGGCGGTGTCGGTGGCGCAGGCGGGCGGCAACATGGAAGGCAAGGAGACCCGTTTCGGCATCGCCGAGTCGGCGTTGTTCGCCACCATCACCACGGCCGCGTCGTGCGGCGCGGTGAACGGCATGCACGACTCGTTCACGCCGCTCGGCGGGATGGTGCCGCTCGTCAACATGCAGCTGGGCGAAGTGATCTTCGGCGGCACCGGCACGGGGCTGTACGGCATGCTGGTGTTCGCCATCCTGGCGGTGTTCATCGCCGGGCTGATGATCGGCCGCACGCCCGAGTACCTCGGCAAGAAGATCGAGGCGCACGAGATGAAGATGGCCTCGATGGCGATTCTCGTCACGCCGCTGCTGGTGCTGGTGGGGACGGCCGTCGCCGTGATGGCCGACGCGGGCCGCGCGGGTGTGGCCAACCCCGGCACGCACGGTTTCACGGAGATCCTCTACGCCTTCACGTCCGCCGCGAACAACAACGGCAGTGCGTTCGCGGGCCTGTCGGCCAACACGCCGTTCTACAACGTGATGCTCGGTCTGGCGATGGGGTTCGGACGCTTCGGCGTGATCGTGCCGGTGCTCGCCATCGCCGGCTCGCTGGCCGCGAAGAAGCGCCTGGCCGTGACCGGCGGGACGATGCCCACGCACGGCGCGCTCTTCGTCACGCTGCTGATCGGCACCGTGCTGCTGGTCGGCCTGTTGAACTACGTGCCGTCGCTGGCCCTCGGGCCCGTCGCCGAGCACCTGATGCCCTGGAAGTGA
- a CDS encoding SpoIIE family protein phosphatase — translation MHAPLSTLPEYLQDVRPRFRQPSAADLSVPVPAMTTDQTNEQVMDVFTRHRDLNSLPVVEGLQPIGLINRNIFLSQMSKPFHRELYNRKSCIAFMDKDPLVVDAAMGIEELTFKTVEHGEKALSDGFIVTRDGAFSGVGQGLQLMRVVAEVQATRNRQVMHSIEYASVIQRSMLRTSREALALSGTEADLVWEPRDVVGGDFYQFTATPEGWFATVADCTGHGVPGAFMTLIASITLSKAIEQFGPRDPAQLLSTVNRSIKQMLGQVDGTDETPGSNDGMDAACFWFDTARRELHFSGAKSSLFVLHPGQAGVEMIDGDRKGVGYVDSDSDFTWQNQTVPLQPGSLVFVTTDGLIDQIGGPKAIAFGKRRIRDVLLAQRDAKAADINATVQRELQAWQGEHLRRDDVTFFCFRA, via the coding sequence ATGCACGCACCCCTCTCCACCCTTCCCGAATACCTCCAGGACGTCCGCCCGCGCTTTCGCCAGCCCAGCGCCGCCGACCTGTCCGTGCCGGTGCCGGCGATGACCACCGACCAGACCAACGAACAGGTCATGGACGTGTTCACGCGGCACCGCGACTTGAACAGCCTGCCCGTGGTCGAGGGCCTCCAGCCCATCGGGCTGATCAACCGCAACATCTTCCTCTCGCAGATGAGCAAACCGTTCCACCGGGAGCTCTACAACCGCAAGAGCTGCATCGCGTTCATGGACAAGGACCCGCTCGTCGTCGACGCCGCGATGGGCATCGAGGAGCTGACCTTCAAGACCGTCGAGCACGGCGAGAAGGCCCTGTCCGACGGCTTCATCGTGACCCGCGACGGCGCCTTCTCGGGCGTGGGCCAGGGCCTGCAGCTGATGCGGGTCGTGGCCGAGGTGCAGGCCACGCGCAACCGGCAGGTGATGCACAGCATCGAGTACGCGAGCGTGATCCAGCGCTCGATGCTGCGCACGTCGCGCGAGGCGCTCGCCCTGTCCGGCACCGAGGCCGACCTCGTGTGGGAACCGCGCGACGTGGTCGGCGGCGACTTCTACCAGTTCACCGCGACGCCCGAAGGCTGGTTCGCCACCGTGGCCGACTGCACCGGGCACGGCGTGCCGGGCGCCTTCATGACCCTGATCGCGTCGATCACGCTCAGCAAGGCGATCGAGCAGTTCGGCCCGCGTGACCCCGCGCAGCTGCTGTCCACCGTGAACCGCAGCATCAAGCAGATGCTCGGCCAGGTGGACGGCACCGACGAGACCCCGGGCTCCAACGACGGCATGGACGCCGCGTGCTTCTGGTTCGACACCGCGCGGCGCGAGCTCCACTTCTCCGGCGCCAAGTCCTCGCTGTTCGTGCTGCACCCGGGCCAGGCCGGCGTCGAGATGATCGACGGCGACCGCAAGGGCGTGGGCTACGTCGACAGCGACTCCGACTTCACGTGGCAGAACCAGACCGTGCCGCTGCAGCCCGGCAGCCTGGTCTTCGTCACCACCGACGGGCTGATCGACCAGATCGGCGGCCCGAAGGCCATCGCGTTCGGCAAGCGCCGCATCCGCGACGTGCTGCTCGCGCAGCGCGACGCGAAGGCCGCCGACATCAACGCCACGGTGCAGCGCGAACTGCAGGCGTGGCAGGGGGAGCACCTGCGGCGTGACGACGTCACCTTCTTCTGCTTCCGCGCCTAG
- the kdpF gene encoding K(+)-transporting ATPase subunit F, with the protein MNGMVILGGLVSAGLLVYLVAALLQPENFS; encoded by the coding sequence ATGAACGGCATGGTCATCCTGGGCGGGCTCGTGTCCGCCGGGCTGCTGGTGTACCTGGTGGCCGCCCTCCTGCAACCGGAGAACTTCTCGTGA
- a CDS encoding DUF4118 domain-containing protein — protein sequence MIPPRPDPDHLLARLQEEAVRADRGRFKIFFGASAGVGKTFAMLSAARAARANGVDVVVGVVETHGRAETQALVDGLERLPPKAVAYRDRTLATFDLDAALARRPQLILMDELAFSNVAGARHPKRWQDVEELLDAGIDVWSTVNVQHLETLNDVVSGITGVQVRETVPDRVFDEADEVVIVDLPPDDLLQRLKEGKVYMPEQAATAVRNFFRKGNLIALRELALRRTADRVDDEMLDYRRSRSVAPVWQTREALLLCIGPDERGDKLVHATARMAAQLGVPWHCIHVETPRLQRLPEAARQHVFRLLKLAQESGARTATLAGASLPAAVVKYAHEFNLSRVVLGRDPRRHAPPWRQTLAEAVGAQGIDLDVIQIALPERGRHRPSADRSTAPDAAAGRAVRPYAWSAAVCGLAGLATAPLHAVLEPTNIVMLFLLAVVFVAVRFGRGPAVLAAFLSVGAFDFFYVPPRFTFNVGDAQYLVTFAVMLVVALVIGQLTAGLKFQARVATSREERVRALYEMSRDLSGALVPEQIAGIAARFLKSEFGARVALMLAGPDDRMTTAVPLADLPTGIEAGVAQWAFDHAEASGLGTHTLPASPLLYLPLKAPMRMRGVLVIEPRDPARLAGPEQRQLLETCASLLAISIERIHYVEVAQSTIVQMESERLRHSLLAAISHDLRTPLAALVSMADTLALTAGEGSGRPAEIAQAMRDAASRMSSQVSNLLDMARLQSGQVHLRRQWLPLEESLGGAIRAVQGVLAPGRVRVRLAGDLPLVHIDPALFERVLCNLLENAAKYAPAGSPIDIGAVVAGDHVRIVVDDQGPGLPPQREEAVFEMFERGRKESATPGVGLGLAICRAIVEAHGGTIRGETRDGGGARFTIDLPRGDPPSLDLPPSEDTEDSHE from the coding sequence ATGATCCCTCCGCGTCCCGACCCCGACCACCTGCTGGCCCGCCTCCAGGAGGAGGCCGTGCGGGCGGACCGGGGCCGGTTCAAGATCTTCTTCGGGGCCTCGGCCGGCGTCGGCAAGACCTTCGCGATGCTGTCGGCCGCGCGCGCCGCGCGGGCGAACGGGGTCGACGTGGTGGTGGGTGTGGTCGAGACCCACGGCAGGGCCGAGACCCAGGCGCTGGTGGACGGCCTCGAGCGGCTGCCGCCGAAGGCGGTGGCGTACCGCGACCGCACGCTCGCCACCTTCGACCTCGACGCGGCGCTGGCCCGCCGGCCGCAGCTGATCCTGATGGACGAGCTGGCGTTCTCCAACGTCGCCGGCGCGCGCCACCCGAAGCGCTGGCAGGACGTGGAGGAACTGCTCGACGCGGGCATCGACGTCTGGTCCACCGTCAACGTGCAGCACCTGGAGACGCTGAACGACGTCGTGAGCGGCATCACCGGCGTCCAGGTGCGCGAGACCGTGCCGGACCGCGTGTTCGACGAGGCCGACGAGGTCGTCATCGTCGACCTCCCGCCCGACGACCTGCTGCAGCGGCTCAAGGAGGGCAAGGTCTACATGCCCGAGCAGGCCGCCACGGCCGTGCGCAACTTCTTCCGCAAGGGCAACCTGATCGCGCTGCGGGAACTCGCGCTGCGCCGCACGGCCGATCGCGTGGACGACGAGATGCTCGACTATCGGCGCTCGCGTTCGGTGGCCCCGGTGTGGCAGACCCGTGAGGCGCTGCTGCTGTGCATCGGGCCCGACGAGCGCGGCGACAAGCTCGTGCACGCCACGGCGCGCATGGCGGCGCAGCTGGGGGTGCCGTGGCACTGCATCCACGTCGAGACGCCGCGGCTGCAGCGCCTGCCCGAGGCGGCGCGGCAGCACGTGTTCCGGCTGCTGAAGCTGGCGCAGGAGTCGGGTGCGCGCACGGCCACGCTGGCCGGCGCGTCGCTGCCCGCGGCGGTGGTCAAGTACGCCCACGAGTTCAACCTGTCGCGTGTGGTGCTGGGACGCGACCCGCGGCGCCACGCACCACCGTGGCGGCAGACGCTCGCCGAGGCCGTCGGCGCCCAGGGCATCGACCTCGACGTCATCCAGATCGCCTTGCCCGAGCGGGGACGGCACCGGCCGTCGGCCGACAGGTCCACCGCCCCCGACGCGGCCGCCGGCCGCGCGGTGCGGCCCTACGCCTGGAGCGCCGCGGTGTGCGGCCTCGCCGGGCTGGCCACGGCGCCGCTGCACGCGGTGCTCGAGCCCACGAACATCGTCATGCTGTTCCTGCTGGCCGTGGTGTTCGTCGCGGTGCGCTTCGGCCGCGGGCCCGCGGTGCTCGCGGCGTTCCTGAGCGTGGGCGCCTTCGACTTCTTCTACGTGCCGCCGCGGTTCACGTTCAACGTGGGCGACGCGCAGTACCTCGTCACGTTCGCCGTGATGCTGGTGGTCGCGCTCGTGATCGGGCAGCTGACGGCGGGCCTCAAGTTCCAGGCGCGGGTGGCCACGTCGCGCGAGGAGCGCGTGCGGGCGTTGTACGAGATGTCGCGCGACCTGTCCGGCGCGCTGGTGCCGGAGCAGATCGCCGGGATCGCGGCGCGGTTCCTGAAGTCCGAGTTCGGCGCCCGCGTGGCGCTGATGCTCGCGGGACCGGATGACCGCATGACCACGGCCGTGCCGCTGGCCGACCTGCCGACAGGCATCGAGGCCGGGGTCGCGCAATGGGCGTTCGACCATGCCGAGGCGTCCGGGCTCGGCACGCACACGCTGCCGGCCTCGCCGCTGCTGTACCTGCCGCTCAAGGCGCCGATGCGCATGCGGGGCGTGCTGGTGATCGAACCGCGCGACCCGGCGCGGCTCGCGGGGCCGGAGCAGCGGCAGCTGCTGGAGACGTGTGCCTCGCTGCTCGCGATCTCGATCGAGCGGATCCACTACGTCGAGGTGGCGCAGTCCACCATCGTGCAGATGGAGTCCGAGCGCCTCCGCCACTCGCTGCTCGCGGCCATCTCGCACGACCTGCGCACGCCGCTGGCCGCACTCGTCAGCATGGCCGACACGCTGGCCCTCACGGCGGGCGAGGGCTCGGGCCGGCCCGCCGAGATCGCGCAGGCCATGCGCGATGCGGCCTCGCGCATGAGTTCGCAGGTGTCCAACCTGCTCGACATGGCGCGGCTGCAGTCGGGCCAGGTGCACCTGCGCCGGCAGTGGCTGCCGCTGGAGGAGTCGCTGGGCGGCGCGATCCGCGCGGTGCAGGGCGTGCTGGCACCAGGGCGTGTGCGCGTGCGGTTGGCCGGCGACCTGCCCCTGGTCCACATCGACCCGGCCCTGTTCGAGCGGGTGTTGTGCAACCTGCTGGAGAACGCGGCCAAATACGCGCCCGCCGGTTCCCCCATCGACATCGGCGCCGTGGTCGCGGGCGACCACGTGCGCATCGTCGTGGACGACCAGGGCCCCGGCCTGCCGCCCCAGCGCGAGGAGGCCGTCTTCGAGATGTTCGAGCGCGGCCGCAAGGAAAGCGCGACCCCCGGCGTCGGGCTGGGCCTCGCGATCTGCCGCGCCATCGTCGAGGCGCACGGCGGCACGATCCGCGGCGAGACCCGCGACGGCGGCGGCGCGCGCTTCACCATCGACCTCCCGCGCGGCGACCCGCCGTCGCTCGACCTGCCCCCTTCCGAAGACACCGAAGACAGCCATGAGTGA
- a CDS encoding response regulator: MSEPAQRILVVEDEAEIRRFVSLALSREQFEVFEADGVERGLIEAGTRRPDLVVLDLGLPDGDGVDLIRQLRTWSDIPVLVLSARTDEADKVEALNAGADDYLIKPFGVAELLARVRAHLRRRATVGGSQVIEFGDVTMDLARRTVTKAGQGLHVTPIEYRLLAHLVAHPDAVLTHRQLLHAVWGPGHAEDGHYLRVYMAQLRKKIELDPAQPRHLLTETGIGYRFVA; encoded by the coding sequence ATGAGTGAACCCGCGCAACGCATCCTGGTCGTGGAGGACGAGGCGGAGATCCGGCGCTTCGTGAGCCTGGCGCTGTCCCGCGAGCAGTTCGAGGTGTTCGAGGCCGACGGCGTCGAGCGTGGCCTGATCGAGGCCGGCACGCGCCGGCCCGACCTGGTCGTGCTGGACCTGGGCCTGCCCGACGGGGACGGCGTCGACCTGATCCGGCAGCTGCGCACCTGGTCCGACATCCCGGTGCTGGTGCTGTCGGCCCGCACCGACGAGGCCGACAAGGTCGAGGCGCTCAACGCCGGGGCCGACGACTACCTCATCAAGCCCTTCGGCGTGGCCGAGCTGCTGGCGCGCGTGCGCGCCCACCTGCGGCGCCGGGCCACCGTGGGCGGCTCGCAGGTGATCGAGTTCGGCGACGTGACGATGGACCTCGCGCGCCGCACGGTGACGAAGGCGGGGCAGGGGCTTCACGTGACCCCCATCGAGTACCGCCTTCTGGCCCACCTCGTGGCCCATCCCGACGCCGTGCTGACGCACCGTCAGCTGCTGCACGCCGTGTGGGGCCCGGGCCATGCGGAGGATGGCCACTACCTGCGCGTCTACATGGCGCAGCTGCGCAAGAAGATCGAACTGGATCCGGCGCAGCCGCGGCACCTGCTGACGGAGACGGGGATCGGGTACCGCTTCGTCGCCTGA
- the kdpB gene encoding potassium-transporting ATPase subunit KdpB yields MTRKTFTLFDPALVKPAIADAFRKLDPRVQWRNPVMFVVYVGSLVTTALCAQAFSGDGEAPAGFILAVALWLWFTVLFANFAEALAEGRSKAQAASLRSLKKQTWAKLMEAPKFGAKWHPIESSQLKRGNVVIVMAGDVVPADGEVIAGVASVDESAITGESAPVIRESGGDFSAVTGGTKVLSDWVIVRITANPGETFVDRMIAMVEGAKRQKTPNEIALTILLVALTIVFLVVTVTLLPYSLFSVDATQSGRPVSVTVLIALLVCLIPTTIAGLLSAIGVAGMSRMMQANVIATSGRAVEAAGDVDVLLLDKTGTITLGNRHAAAFLPAPGVDEAELADAAQLASLADETPEGRSIVVLAKQKFNLRERDVGALGAQFVHFSAQTRMSGVDLPLESPAPRVVGSDVLPVAVRMVRKGAAAAIRKHVEGLGGAFPAALDAVVDDVSRRGSTPLVVCDGVKALGVIELKDIVKGGIKERFAELRRMGIQTVMVTGDNRLTAAAIAAEAGVDDFLAEATPEQKLALIRQYQGEGRLVAMTGDGTNDAPALAQADVAVAMNSGTQAAKEAGNMVDLDSNPTKLIEVVETGKQMLMTRGALTTFSIANDVAKYFAIIPAAFVTTYPQLAALDVMHLGSPSSAILSAVIFNALVIVFLIPLALKGVPYRPVGAALLLRRNLLVYGLGGLVVPFIGIKAIDLLLNLVHFA; encoded by the coding sequence ATGACGCGCAAGACCTTCACCCTGTTCGACCCGGCGCTCGTGAAGCCGGCCATCGCGGACGCGTTCCGCAAGCTCGACCCCCGCGTGCAGTGGCGCAACCCCGTGATGTTCGTCGTCTACGTGGGCAGCCTCGTCACCACGGCGCTGTGCGCCCAGGCCTTCTCCGGTGACGGCGAGGCGCCCGCGGGCTTCATCCTGGCGGTGGCGCTGTGGCTGTGGTTCACCGTGCTGTTCGCCAACTTCGCCGAGGCGCTGGCCGAGGGCCGCAGCAAGGCCCAGGCGGCCTCGCTGCGCAGTCTGAAGAAGCAGACCTGGGCCAAGCTGATGGAGGCGCCGAAGTTCGGTGCCAAGTGGCACCCCATCGAGTCGAGCCAGCTCAAGAGGGGCAACGTGGTCATCGTGATGGCCGGCGACGTGGTGCCCGCCGACGGCGAGGTGATCGCCGGCGTCGCGTCGGTGGACGAGAGCGCCATCACCGGCGAGTCGGCGCCGGTCATCCGCGAATCGGGCGGCGACTTCTCGGCCGTGACCGGCGGCACGAAGGTGCTGTCCGACTGGGTCATCGTGCGCATCACCGCGAACCCGGGCGAGACCTTCGTCGACCGCATGATCGCGATGGTGGAGGGCGCCAAGCGCCAGAAGACCCCGAACGAGATCGCGCTGACGATCCTGCTCGTGGCACTCACCATCGTGTTCCTCGTGGTGACCGTGACGCTGCTGCCGTACTCGCTGTTCAGTGTCGACGCCACGCAGTCGGGCCGCCCGGTGAGTGTCACCGTGCTGATCGCGCTGCTCGTGTGCCTGATCCCCACCACCATCGCCGGCCTGCTCTCGGCCATCGGCGTGGCGGGCATGAGCCGCATGATGCAGGCCAACGTGATCGCGACCTCGGGCCGTGCCGTGGAGGCCGCGGGCGACGTGGACGTGCTGCTGCTCGACAAGACCGGCACCATCACGCTCGGCAACCGCCACGCCGCGGCCTTCCTGCCGGCGCCCGGGGTGGACGAGGCCGAACTCGCCGACGCGGCCCAGCTGGCCTCGCTGGCGGACGAGACGCCCGAGGGCCGCAGCATCGTGGTGCTCGCGAAGCAGAAGTTCAACCTGCGCGAGCGCGACGTCGGCGCCCTCGGCGCCCAGTTCGTTCACTTCTCGGCGCAGACGCGCATGAGCGGCGTCGACCTGCCGCTCGAGTCGCCCGCGCCGCGCGTGGTCGGCAGCGACGTGCTGCCGGTGGCCGTGCGAATGGTGCGCAAGGGCGCCGCGGCCGCCATCCGCAAGCACGTGGAGGGCCTCGGCGGCGCGTTCCCCGCGGCGCTGGACGCGGTGGTGGACGACGTCTCGCGCCGCGGCAGCACGCCGCTGGTGGTGTGCGACGGCGTCAAGGCGCTCGGCGTGATCGAGCTGAAGGACATCGTCAAGGGTGGCATCAAGGAGCGTTTCGCCGAGCTGCGCCGCATGGGCATCCAGACCGTGATGGTGACCGGCGACAACCGCCTCACCGCGGCCGCCATCGCCGCGGAAGCGGGCGTGGACGACTTCCTCGCCGAGGCCACCCCCGAGCAGAAGCTCGCCCTCATCCGCCAGTACCAGGGCGAGGGCCGGCTCGTCGCGATGACCGGCGACGGCACGAACGACGCCCCCGCGCTGGCCCAGGCCGACGTGGCCGTGGCGATGAACTCGGGCACGCAGGCGGCCAAGGAGGCCGGCAACATGGTCGACCTCGACAGCAACCCGACGAAGCTGATCGAGGTGGTCGAGACCGGCAAGCAGATGCTGATGACGCGCGGCGCCCTGACCACGTTCAGCATCGCCAACGACGTGGCCAAGTACTTCGCGATCATCCCGGCCGCCTTCGTCACCACGTACCCGCAGCTGGCCGCGCTCGACGTGATGCACCTCGGCAGCCCGTCGTCGGCCATCCTGTCGGCCGTGATCTTCAACGCGCTGGTGATCGTGTTCCTGATCCCGCTGGCGCTGAAGGGCGTGCCGTACCGGCCCGTGGGTGCCGCGCTGCTGCTGCGCCGCAACCTGCTGGTGTACGGCCTGGGCGGCCTCGTCGTTCCCTTCATCGGCATCAAGGCCATCGACCTGCTGCTGAACCTCGTGCACTTCGCTTGA
- a CDS encoding alpha/beta hydrolase, with the protein MSSTTPPPRHRLVRAARLALLVTAVIVATIFAVRAWDAWRSRPLSPWHTHVPHELRAAELDSADWAAYLAAEATVFADVEKEVTAALAPEDQLPSNRYSASSPLHPARFAQDWNRSYVLEPAGPPSGVVVLLHGLTDSPYSLRHIARHYQARGWTAVAPRMPGHGTVPAGLTDVDWEDWAAATRLAVREARRRVPAPAPLHLVGFSNGGTLAMNHTLDALGDSKLGRPDRVVLLSPMIGVTSLARFAGVLGWPAVFPAFANAAWLDVLPEFNPFKYNSFPVHAARESSLFSRALQQAIQREARSGRIAAMPPVLTFQSVLDYTVSAPAVVTAFYAHLPANGSELVLFDYNHNADLGPLMRPGSNALASRLLPPAPRRFHTAVITNAGTRSLEVTERRTDAGTTAETPHELGLTYPRDVFSLSHVALPFPPSDSLYGSAPTSDESFGAHLGAMAVRGERAALVVNGEALVRMSSNPFFPYVLRRIDEGIARPK; encoded by the coding sequence ATGTCCTCCACCACACCTCCCCCTCGTCACCGGCTGGTGCGGGCCGCGCGGCTCGCGCTGCTCGTCACGGCCGTGATCGTGGCCACCATCTTCGCGGTCCGCGCATGGGACGCGTGGCGCAGCCGGCCGCTGTCGCCGTGGCACACGCACGTGCCCCACGAGTTGCGTGCCGCCGAACTCGATTCGGCCGACTGGGCTGCGTACCTCGCGGCGGAAGCCACCGTGTTCGCCGACGTGGAGAAGGAGGTGACCGCGGCCCTCGCACCGGAGGACCAGCTGCCCTCGAACCGCTACAGCGCGTCGAGCCCGCTGCACCCCGCCCGCTTCGCGCAGGACTGGAACCGGTCCTACGTGCTCGAACCCGCCGGCCCGCCGTCGGGTGTGGTCGTGCTGCTGCACGGGCTGACCGACTCGCCCTACAGCCTGCGCCACATCGCCCGGCACTACCAGGCCCGCGGCTGGACCGCGGTGGCGCCACGGATGCCGGGCCACGGCACGGTGCCCGCCGGCCTGACCGACGTCGACTGGGAGGACTGGGCCGCGGCCACGCGGCTGGCCGTGCGCGAGGCGCGGCGGCGCGTGCCCGCCCCGGCGCCGCTGCACCTCGTGGGCTTCTCCAACGGCGGCACGCTCGCGATGAACCACACGCTGGACGCACTCGGTGATTCAAAGCTCGGTCGCCCCGACCGTGTGGTGCTGCTGTCGCCGATGATCGGTGTCACGAGCCTCGCGCGGTTCGCCGGCGTGCTCGGATGGCCTGCAGTGTTCCCGGCCTTCGCCAACGCCGCGTGGCTCGACGTGCTCCCCGAGTTCAACCCGTTCAAGTACAACTCGTTCCCCGTGCACGCGGCACGCGAGTCGTCGCTGTTCTCGCGCGCGCTGCAGCAGGCCATCCAGCGCGAGGCCCGCAGCGGCCGCATCGCCGCGATGCCGCCGGTGCTCACGTTCCAGTCGGTGCTGGACTACACGGTGAGTGCACCCGCGGTCGTCACGGCCTTCTACGCCCACCTGCCGGCGAACGGCAGCGAACTGGTGCTCTTCGACTACAACCACAACGCCGACCTCGGCCCGCTGATGCGCCCGGGGAGCAACGCCCTGGCCAGCCGCCTGCTGCCGCCCGCGCCGCGGCGCTTCCACACGGCGGTGATCACCAACGCGGGCACGCGCTCGCTGGAAGTCACCGAACGGCGCACGGACGCCGGCACCACGGCCGAGACGCCGCACGAGCTGGGCCTCACCTATCCGCGCGACGTGTTCTCGCTGTCGCACGTGGCCCTGCCCTTCCCGCCCAGCGATTCGCTGTACGGCTCGGCCCCCACGTCCGACGAGTCCTTCGGCGCCCACCTCGGCGCGATGGCCGTGCGGGGTGAACGGGCCGCGCTCGTGGTCAACGGCGAAGCGCTCGTGCGCATGTCGTCGAACCCGTTCTTTCCGTATGTGCTGCGGCGGATCGACGAGGGGATCGCTCGGCCGAAGTAG